A genome region from Macrotis lagotis isolate mMagLag1 chromosome 4, bilby.v1.9.chrom.fasta, whole genome shotgun sequence includes the following:
- the PLCB2 gene encoding 1-phosphatidylinositol 4,5-bisphosphate phosphodiesterase beta-2 isoform X1 — translation MSLLHPVLLPPEVKSYLTRGERFIKWDDETSVASPVILRVDPNGYYLYWTYQSKEMEFLDITSIRDTRFGKFAKMPKTQKLREVFNLDFPDNTFLLKTLTVVSGPDMVDLTFHNFVSYKENVSKDWAEDVLALAKDPLAANAPRSRFLDKILVKLKMQLNPEGKIPVKNFFQMFPADRKRVEAALSACHLPKGKNDSINPEDFPEPVYRSFLMNLCPRPEIDEIFTSHHSKAKPYMTKEHLTKFINQKQRDARLNSLLFPPARPDQVQCLIEKYEPSGINIQRGQLSPEGMVWFLCGPENSIVAQDKLILHQDMSQPLNHYFINSSHNTYLTAGQFSGPSSSEMYRQVLLSGCRCVELDCWKGKPPEEEPIITHGFTMTTDILFKDAIEAIAESAFKTSLYPVILSFENHVDSPRQQAKMAEYCRTIFGDTLLTEPLDKFPLKPGIPLPSPQDLLGKILIKNKKNQSPAPVSPKKEPCAETEDSSQSCSATGEDTVWVGEEETELEEEEEEESGNLDEEEIKKMQSDEGTAGLEVTAYEEMSSLVNYIQPTKFISFEFSSQKNRSYVISSFTEMKAYDLLTKSPVQFVDYNKRQMSRIYPKGTRMDSSNYSPQMFWNAGCQMVALNFQTMDMPMQQNMALFEFNGQSGYLLKHEFMRRQDKQFDPFSVDRIDVVVATTLSITVISGQFLSERSVRTYVEVEVFGLPGDPKRRYRTKLTPNANSINPVWKEDPFIFEKIMMPELASLRVAVLEEGGKFIGHRIIPVHALQSGYHHLCLRSESNMPLTMPVLFVFLEMKDYVPDTWADLTVALANPIKFFNAQDKKSVKLKDAGNDSPEGPLPLRNPALGQANGALTSAGSSLAPSSNGPTAAVTWFKEEVMKEASEPQTVSLEELQQLKGFLKLQKRQEKELRELERRGSRRWEELLQKYANLQAELTPQGGCKKSVTKGSWKKRNLPWEEASGAGSGPVEGSESTDGRVRELKEKLETELYQQGEEQYENIMKRKEQHGMEQITKVMELAQERQAAELKALKESAESNTKEMKKKLEIKRVERIQAMSKITSDKMAQERLKREINNSHIQEVVHIIKQMTETLERHQERLEEKQAACLEQIREKEKKFQQEALSAYEEQMRGLEAKVKEAVRCCFSSPQDAHDKKLETPRAVEEPSEEGSPPTDASSQLESRL, via the exons GAGACTTCAGTGGCATCCCCAGTCATCCTTCGTGTGGATCCCAATGGCTATTACTTATATTGGACATATCAAAGCAAG GAGATGGAATTCCTGGACATCACCAGCATTCGGGACACTCGGTTTGGAAAGTTTGCTAAGATGCCCAAG ACCCAGAAACTTCGGGAGGTTTTCAACTTGGACTTTCCTGACAATACCTTCCTGCTGAAGACATTGACAGTGGTATCTGGCCCAGACATGGTGGACCTGACCTTCCATAACTTTGTTTCCTATAAAGAAAATGTCagcaag GACTGGGCTGAAGATGTTCTGGCCTTGGCTAAGGACCCATTAGCAGCTAATGCCCCCCGGAGCAGATTCCTGGATAAGAT CCTAGTAAAACTCAAGATGCAGCTTAATCCAGAAGGAAAGATCCCTGTGAAGAA TTTTTTTCAGATGTTTCCTGCTGACCGGAAACGAGTTGAGGCTGCCCTCAGTGCCTGTCATCTTCCCAAGGGCAAA AATGATTCCATCAACCCTGAGGATTTCCCTGAGCCTGTCTACAGAAGTTTTCTAATGAATCTATGTCCCCGACCTGAAATCGATGAGATCTTCACCTCTCA TCATTCCAAAGCAAAGCCTTACATGACCAAGGAGCATCTGACCAAATTCATCAACCAAAAACAGCGTGATGCCCGGCTCaactcccttctcttcccaccaGCCCGACCTGATCAAGTGCAATGCCTCATTGAAAAGTATGAGCCCAGTGGCATCAACATTCAAAGGG GCCAGCTATCCCCAGAGGGGATGGTTTGGTTTCTCTGTGGTCCGGAGAACAGCATAGTAGCCCAGGACAAGTTGATACTGCACCAGGACATGAGCCAGCCTCTGAATCACTACTTCATCAACTCCTCCCACAATACTTATCTCACAG CTGGTCAGTTCTCAGGACCCTCATCCTCAGAGATGTACAGACAGGTTTTGCTCTCTGGCTGCCGATGTGTAGAACTTGACTGTTGGAAAGGGAAGCCTCCTGAGGAAGAGCCGATCATTACTCATGGTTTCACTATGACCACAGACATTTTGTTCAAG GATGCAATAGAGGCTATAGCTGAGAGTGCCTTTAAGACCTCACTGTACCCTGTCATCCTGTCTTTTGAAAATCATGTGGACTC GCCCCGACAGCAGGCCAAGATGGCGGAGTACTGCCGGACCATATTTGGGGACACACTCCTCACAGAGCCCCTGGACAAGTTCCCT TTGAAGCCAGGAATTCCCCTCCCTAGTCCCCAGGACTTACTGGGCAAGATTCTCATCAAGAATAAGAAAAATCAGTCCCCAGCTCCTGTTTCACCTAAGAAGGAACCATGTGCGGAGACAGAAGACTCCAGCCAGTCCTGTTCAGCCACGGGTGAGGACACAG TGTGGGTTGGTGAAGAAGAGACTGAgctggaggaagaggaagaggaagaatcaGGTAACTtggatgaagaggaaataaagaagatGCAGTCGGATGAG GGCACAGCTGGCCTGGAGGTGACAGCATATGAAGAGATGTCTAGTCTGGTCAACTACATACAACCCACCAAGTTCATCTCCTTCGAGTTCTCCTCCC AGAAGAATCGGAGTTATGTCATCTCTTCCTTCACGGAGATGAAGGCCTATGACCTGCTCACCAAGTCCCCTGTGCAGTTTGTGGA TTACAATAAGCGTCAGATGAGTAGGATCTACCCCAAGGGCACCCGAATGGATTCATCTAACTACTCTCCCCAGATGTTCTGGAATGCAGGCTGCCAAATGGTTGCTCTAAATTTTCAGACTATGG ATATGCCCATGCAGCAGAACATGGCATTGTTTGAGTTCAACGGACAGAGTGGCTACCTTCTCAAACATGAGTTCATGCGCCGACAAGACAAGCAATTCGACCCCTTCTCTGTGGACCGAATTGATGTGGTGGTGGCTACGACTCTCTCCATCACG GTTATTTCTGGGCAGTTTCTGTCAGAACGAAGTGTTCGAACTTATGTGGAGGTGGAGGTATTTGGCTTGCCTGGAGACCCCAAGAGACGCTACCGCACCAAACTGACACCCAATGCCAACTCTATAAATCCTGTCTGGAAAGAGGACCCCTTTATCTTTGAGAAG ATCATGATGCCAGAGCTGGCCTCTCTGAGAGTGGCAGTACTAGAGGAAGGCGGCAAATTCATTGGGCATCGAATTATCCCAGTCCATGCCCTACAGTCAG GATACCATCACCTGTGCCTCAGGAGTGAGAGCAACATGCCCCTCACCATGCCTGTGCTCTTTGTTTTTCTGGAGATGAAAGATTATGTTCCTGATACCTGGGCAG ATCTGACTGTGGCTCTTGCCAACCCCATCAAATTCTTCAATGCACAAGACAAGAAATCAGTAAAGCTGAAGGATGCAGGGAATGACTCACCTGAG GGGCCTTTGCCACTCAGGAACCCAGCTCTTGGCCAGGCCAATGGGGCCCTCACCTCAGCAGGTTCCTCTTTGGCCCCATCATCCAATGGTCCCACAG CAGCTGTGACCTGGTTCAAGGAAGAAGTAATGAAAGAGGCATCAG AACCTCAGACAGTCAGCTTGGAAGAGTTGCAACAATTGAAAGGGTTCCTGAAGCTTCAGAAGAGACAAGAAAAGGAACTTCGGGAATTGGAGAGGCGGGGATCTCGACGATGGGAGGAACTCCTGCAAAAGTATGCCAACCTACAGGCTGAACTGACCCCACAGGGTGGATGCAAGAAGTCTGTCACAAAGGGATCCTGGAAGAAGAG AAATTTGCCTTGGGAGGAGGCTAGTGGAGCTGGGTCGGGGCCAGTCGAGGGGTCAGAAAGCACAGATGGGCGTGTTCGAGAGCTGAAGGAGAAACTGGAGACAGAATTGTACCAGCAAGGGGAGGAGCAgtatgaaaacatcatgaaacgCAAGGAACAGCATGGCATGGAG CAAATCACCAAGGTGATGGAGCTGGCCCAGGAGAGACAAGCAGCTGAGCTAAAGGCCCTAAAGGAATCTGCAGAAAG CAACaccaaagagatgaagaagaagcttgAAATCAAGAGGGTAGAGCGGATTCAGGCCATGAGCAAGATCACCAGTGATAAGATGGCCCAGGAGAG GTTGAAGAGAGAGATTAACAACTCACACATACAGGAAGTGGTTCACATCATCAAACAG ATGACAGAGACCCTGGAGAGACACCAGGAGAGGCTGGAAGAAAAGCAGGCTGCCTGTTTGGAGCAGATccgggagaaagagaaaaag
- the PLCB2 gene encoding 1-phosphatidylinositol 4,5-bisphosphate phosphodiesterase beta-2 isoform X2 — protein MSLLHPVLLPPEVKSYLTRGERFIKWDDETSVASPVILRVDPNGYYLYWTYQSKEMEFLDITSIRDTRFGKFAKMPKDWAEDVLALAKDPLAANAPRSRFLDKILVKLKMQLNPEGKIPVKNFFQMFPADRKRVEAALSACHLPKGKNDSINPEDFPEPVYRSFLMNLCPRPEIDEIFTSHHSKAKPYMTKEHLTKFINQKQRDARLNSLLFPPARPDQVQCLIEKYEPSGINIQRGQLSPEGMVWFLCGPENSIVAQDKLILHQDMSQPLNHYFINSSHNTYLTAGQFSGPSSSEMYRQVLLSGCRCVELDCWKGKPPEEEPIITHGFTMTTDILFKDAIEAIAESAFKTSLYPVILSFENHVDSPRQQAKMAEYCRTIFGDTLLTEPLDKFPLKPGIPLPSPQDLLGKILIKNKKNQSPAPVSPKKEPCAETEDSSQSCSATGEDTVWVGEEETELEEEEEEESGNLDEEEIKKMQSDEGTAGLEVTAYEEMSSLVNYIQPTKFISFEFSSQKNRSYVISSFTEMKAYDLLTKSPVQFVDYNKRQMSRIYPKGTRMDSSNYSPQMFWNAGCQMVALNFQTMDMPMQQNMALFEFNGQSGYLLKHEFMRRQDKQFDPFSVDRIDVVVATTLSITVISGQFLSERSVRTYVEVEVFGLPGDPKRRYRTKLTPNANSINPVWKEDPFIFEKIMMPELASLRVAVLEEGGKFIGHRIIPVHALQSGYHHLCLRSESNMPLTMPVLFVFLEMKDYVPDTWADLTVALANPIKFFNAQDKKSVKLKDAGNDSPEGPLPLRNPALGQANGALTSAGSSLAPSSNGPTAAVTWFKEEVMKEASEPQTVSLEELQQLKGFLKLQKRQEKELRELERRGSRRWEELLQKYANLQAELTPQGGCKKSVTKGSWKKRNLPWEEASGAGSGPVEGSESTDGRVRELKEKLETELYQQGEEQYENIMKRKEQHGMEQITKVMELAQERQAAELKALKESAESNTKEMKKKLEIKRVERIQAMSKITSDKMAQERLKREINNSHIQEVVHIIKQMTETLERHQERLEEKQAACLEQIREKEKKFQQEALSAYEEQMRGLEAKVKEAVRCCFSSPQDAHDKKLETPRAVEEPSEEGSPPTDASSQLESRL, from the exons GAGACTTCAGTGGCATCCCCAGTCATCCTTCGTGTGGATCCCAATGGCTATTACTTATATTGGACATATCAAAGCAAG GAGATGGAATTCCTGGACATCACCAGCATTCGGGACACTCGGTTTGGAAAGTTTGCTAAGATGCCCAAG GACTGGGCTGAAGATGTTCTGGCCTTGGCTAAGGACCCATTAGCAGCTAATGCCCCCCGGAGCAGATTCCTGGATAAGAT CCTAGTAAAACTCAAGATGCAGCTTAATCCAGAAGGAAAGATCCCTGTGAAGAA TTTTTTTCAGATGTTTCCTGCTGACCGGAAACGAGTTGAGGCTGCCCTCAGTGCCTGTCATCTTCCCAAGGGCAAA AATGATTCCATCAACCCTGAGGATTTCCCTGAGCCTGTCTACAGAAGTTTTCTAATGAATCTATGTCCCCGACCTGAAATCGATGAGATCTTCACCTCTCA TCATTCCAAAGCAAAGCCTTACATGACCAAGGAGCATCTGACCAAATTCATCAACCAAAAACAGCGTGATGCCCGGCTCaactcccttctcttcccaccaGCCCGACCTGATCAAGTGCAATGCCTCATTGAAAAGTATGAGCCCAGTGGCATCAACATTCAAAGGG GCCAGCTATCCCCAGAGGGGATGGTTTGGTTTCTCTGTGGTCCGGAGAACAGCATAGTAGCCCAGGACAAGTTGATACTGCACCAGGACATGAGCCAGCCTCTGAATCACTACTTCATCAACTCCTCCCACAATACTTATCTCACAG CTGGTCAGTTCTCAGGACCCTCATCCTCAGAGATGTACAGACAGGTTTTGCTCTCTGGCTGCCGATGTGTAGAACTTGACTGTTGGAAAGGGAAGCCTCCTGAGGAAGAGCCGATCATTACTCATGGTTTCACTATGACCACAGACATTTTGTTCAAG GATGCAATAGAGGCTATAGCTGAGAGTGCCTTTAAGACCTCACTGTACCCTGTCATCCTGTCTTTTGAAAATCATGTGGACTC GCCCCGACAGCAGGCCAAGATGGCGGAGTACTGCCGGACCATATTTGGGGACACACTCCTCACAGAGCCCCTGGACAAGTTCCCT TTGAAGCCAGGAATTCCCCTCCCTAGTCCCCAGGACTTACTGGGCAAGATTCTCATCAAGAATAAGAAAAATCAGTCCCCAGCTCCTGTTTCACCTAAGAAGGAACCATGTGCGGAGACAGAAGACTCCAGCCAGTCCTGTTCAGCCACGGGTGAGGACACAG TGTGGGTTGGTGAAGAAGAGACTGAgctggaggaagaggaagaggaagaatcaGGTAACTtggatgaagaggaaataaagaagatGCAGTCGGATGAG GGCACAGCTGGCCTGGAGGTGACAGCATATGAAGAGATGTCTAGTCTGGTCAACTACATACAACCCACCAAGTTCATCTCCTTCGAGTTCTCCTCCC AGAAGAATCGGAGTTATGTCATCTCTTCCTTCACGGAGATGAAGGCCTATGACCTGCTCACCAAGTCCCCTGTGCAGTTTGTGGA TTACAATAAGCGTCAGATGAGTAGGATCTACCCCAAGGGCACCCGAATGGATTCATCTAACTACTCTCCCCAGATGTTCTGGAATGCAGGCTGCCAAATGGTTGCTCTAAATTTTCAGACTATGG ATATGCCCATGCAGCAGAACATGGCATTGTTTGAGTTCAACGGACAGAGTGGCTACCTTCTCAAACATGAGTTCATGCGCCGACAAGACAAGCAATTCGACCCCTTCTCTGTGGACCGAATTGATGTGGTGGTGGCTACGACTCTCTCCATCACG GTTATTTCTGGGCAGTTTCTGTCAGAACGAAGTGTTCGAACTTATGTGGAGGTGGAGGTATTTGGCTTGCCTGGAGACCCCAAGAGACGCTACCGCACCAAACTGACACCCAATGCCAACTCTATAAATCCTGTCTGGAAAGAGGACCCCTTTATCTTTGAGAAG ATCATGATGCCAGAGCTGGCCTCTCTGAGAGTGGCAGTACTAGAGGAAGGCGGCAAATTCATTGGGCATCGAATTATCCCAGTCCATGCCCTACAGTCAG GATACCATCACCTGTGCCTCAGGAGTGAGAGCAACATGCCCCTCACCATGCCTGTGCTCTTTGTTTTTCTGGAGATGAAAGATTATGTTCCTGATACCTGGGCAG ATCTGACTGTGGCTCTTGCCAACCCCATCAAATTCTTCAATGCACAAGACAAGAAATCAGTAAAGCTGAAGGATGCAGGGAATGACTCACCTGAG GGGCCTTTGCCACTCAGGAACCCAGCTCTTGGCCAGGCCAATGGGGCCCTCACCTCAGCAGGTTCCTCTTTGGCCCCATCATCCAATGGTCCCACAG CAGCTGTGACCTGGTTCAAGGAAGAAGTAATGAAAGAGGCATCAG AACCTCAGACAGTCAGCTTGGAAGAGTTGCAACAATTGAAAGGGTTCCTGAAGCTTCAGAAGAGACAAGAAAAGGAACTTCGGGAATTGGAGAGGCGGGGATCTCGACGATGGGAGGAACTCCTGCAAAAGTATGCCAACCTACAGGCTGAACTGACCCCACAGGGTGGATGCAAGAAGTCTGTCACAAAGGGATCCTGGAAGAAGAG AAATTTGCCTTGGGAGGAGGCTAGTGGAGCTGGGTCGGGGCCAGTCGAGGGGTCAGAAAGCACAGATGGGCGTGTTCGAGAGCTGAAGGAGAAACTGGAGACAGAATTGTACCAGCAAGGGGAGGAGCAgtatgaaaacatcatgaaacgCAAGGAACAGCATGGCATGGAG CAAATCACCAAGGTGATGGAGCTGGCCCAGGAGAGACAAGCAGCTGAGCTAAAGGCCCTAAAGGAATCTGCAGAAAG CAACaccaaagagatgaagaagaagcttgAAATCAAGAGGGTAGAGCGGATTCAGGCCATGAGCAAGATCACCAGTGATAAGATGGCCCAGGAGAG GTTGAAGAGAGAGATTAACAACTCACACATACAGGAAGTGGTTCACATCATCAAACAG ATGACAGAGACCCTGGAGAGACACCAGGAGAGGCTGGAAGAAAAGCAGGCTGCCTGTTTGGAGCAGATccgggagaaagagaaaaag